CTTCTTCCAATATCAAATTACATCTAGTGTGACGTCATTCAAAGGTAATTCGACAAAGCTATTCCCGCTTGGCGTGCTGTGAGTACcttgaacaaaaaacaaaacaaacaaatccaaacacaaaaacattttttgtgcagtttgttttacaaaaatccaatatttcaGTGCGAATGCCTGCTTTATTTTGAGAATAATTATCACAAGGcacataaaataatgaaacactGCTGCAGCCATTTTTGCGCACATTTTAATCTAGCCACCTTGATAAACGGTCCCGCTATTTATGACAATTGTAACCGCTTTCCTGGGCGCTTGACAACATTTACGTTACTCCAAACAACGAGCCGTGTTCGTGGTCACTGTCGTGTAGAAAAgcgagaaaatggaaaatattgaacaaCCCCAGTTTGAGAATGTGTCGTTTAACGTGCCGGAGGTGTTATCTCGCATTCGCAGTCATCAGAAAGATGTGCGAGACATAGTAAATGCCAACTATGTGGATTTCGTTTCGATCAATACTCCCAGCATTATCGATGGTCTGAAGTCGTTGGAAAGCGAAATAAAGGAACTCGTAGCCGCTACCGGCCAGCTGACAGTGGACAAGTCCAACGTAGCCTGGAATGATCTGCGCAACTATCAACGGGATCTGGAAGAAGCTATGCGGGGCTATAAGATTGCGCGTAAGTTGCTCTCTGTTCATGATTTGTTTGTAAGCTTGAATCTATCCGGCAACGGATACGAGAAGACTGCCCACATCCTTGGCAAAGTGAAGGCGCTATTGGACGAAATGGAAGATCCTGTTCTCGCAGATCTGCACTGCTTTCACGGCTTAATTCTACGCTACGAAACCGAATACGAAACGCTCATTAATGATCTCAATGGCAAGTTCAATGAGTTGGTTCAGCTGCAACATCGCTCGTTCCAAAACACCAAATCGGTCACAATACGAATTCATAAAGATGAAAACTTGTTGTATCAAGTGGTGGTAACCCTGTTGAAAACGCAGCACAATTTCCAAACCGTTTGTCAGTTTCTGATGGAAAACGTATTTGCCCCCGTCATAGTCAAGCCTGTTTCGTTGATATGCGACGAACAATCGAACGAGGAGAGTGTACTGATTCAGATGTCGTATCAGCTTGCAGTTGGAGAGGATTTGCGCCCGGGGTACAAGACCGTGTTGTCGAATATAATGCAGATCTTTTACAACCTGAGCAACATGAATATCGTGATATCGGAGGACGAGTGCTTGTTCAAGGTGCTTGCCAAGCAGATGAAAAAAGAATTGTGCACCAAGTTGATCGAACGCTGCCTAGAACGTGATATTCCGGGAACTATCGAAGGCATGAAAGAGAGTTCGATGGTGAAGGACCTCTGCGAGTTCAACACGTTCTTGCACACAACCAACTTTGTGGACGGTGCAAATGATCAATTACTAGAGGAGTATGCTAATTCCATTGAAACGGTTCACCAGAAGAAACTTTGCGACAACGTTCTCGACACGGCTCTCGAGATTATGAAGCGCGAAAGCCATGAGATGGTGCTAATTAAAGATCATGAATATCAGTTCGTCGGTAGCTCTACGGCTCAGTTGTCAAGCTGCATGGTGACTCGCACTGCAGTAGAGCTGAAAAAGTTTCTAGACAAAGTGTTAACGGAAGCGTTCGCACACGGAGATGCGGCTAGCCGGTTCATTAAAACAATTGCCACCATCCTGGAACGATACATGGTCGATGTACCGAGTGCAAACGAGAAACTGCTCTTCAAGATTCCCCAACAATCTGCTTTATTCCGGAACGACTGCACCTACTTAAACTATTGGCTGCAGAAAAATGATGGCAAGCTCAACGATCATGGTTCATTCGCAAACATATCTGACGCATTAAAAGCTTGCGGAGAGGACATATTCCAGCAGCAGCTAAATAGCCAACGTGCACAGATGATGCAAGCATTGAATGGATTCAGTAAGTGGATGATGGATAATGCAgtagcagcaaacaaacatatcactatttcttgttttgcagAACTTTCAATAAACCTGTTAGAGTTGGGAACCGAGCAGCAAAGAGCTATCAGACAGTGTGTTCGACAATTTGAGCTGCTAAAGAATGTATGGCAGATCGTTTTGCCAGACAACGTATACAAACAGAGTTTGTCGGGACTGATAGACCAGTTTCTACGGGAAGTAATGAAAAGAATACAAAGTCTAGAGGATATCACGACCGCTATCGGAAATGGGCTGGTGTTGCTTATCGATATAATGACTGAAACATTACCCAATCTGTTTAAGGTATAGTAATCAACTGTTGGCCAGTTTTCGTGttcattttattgttcttCAATTTGCAGGAACCTAGCGAAGTTCACCAGCTTCTCAAACAGTGGACAAAATTGCTACAGTTACGACAGATATTATGTGGCTCACTGGTACAAATCACGGAGTTGTGGGCCGAAGGAAAGGGCCCTCTTACGATGTGCTTCAGCGCGGAAGAAATCAAGCATATGGTGCGTGCCTTATTCCAAAACACTAAACAGCGTCAGGCTTGCATTGCTTCCATTGTTTAGAATTCGCAGTAATacaacacgaaaacaaaaacacaataaacgcTAAATGATGATTAAGATAATGCGCGTAAGAAAGTAATGTTTGTATGCACGGCGTAAAATATCTTTTCTTTAACAAAATATAATGTATCATTGCAAATTAGTGTAAGTCATTGCAACTAAGTAAAATGAGATCCCTTTTCACGGTTTTACTTCTGCTCAACGATGGTCGGTTTGCAGGACTTATCGTTGATGATACCATTCTCTACTAGAAAGCTCTCAACATCGCTGAAATCAAACTCATCGCTTAGATCATCGACCAGCTTCACGAAGTTGCCTATCATCTGCCCACCCTTGTAGATAAGCAAAGCTGGGACACCGGAAGTTTTAAACATATTGCTTAGCCCTGCATCGCTGCtaataaatttgcaaaactttacGTTGTTGTACTCCTTCGCTAGTGTCGTGAGCGCTTCATTCATCTTAACACACGGGCCATACTTTTCACGGTAGATATGTATGACGATGGTCGTGTTTTTGTCTTCCTTATCGACGGCTTGCAGAAATTCACCTCCATCTTTCAGGTGGATAAGTTCCCCATAGCAACCTTTCTTGTCCATTAAGGCAAGCATCTCGGCCATGCGTTTCCGCTGATATTCAAGCAGAAAATCCTCATCCATTAACTCCTGAAACTCTGCGTCTAGCTCGCTCATTGCTGCGGCCGCATTATCTTCTTCCTTGGTGCGTGCAGTAATGCTCAGCTTCTTAAGCAAGCGCAACTTTTCCGCTTCGTCTTGCTCACGTCGTTCGGCTTCCAGCTGTTTGAATCTTTGCCAATCTTGTATAACGCCTTTCGGACCCGTATTTCCCGTCGTTCCTGTCCAGTGGGTTTTGTTCTGGGTCAGTGTAGCAGGCTCACTATCGGTCACACGACGAAAACCAGATTTCAACGATGGGCCCTGCTTACCCGCGGACTTTCCTGTGCCAGATGCCTCACTCGAATCACAATCGTCTTCTGCAGCTTCATCTTCGCTGCTGCTACAATAGTTTTCTAATTTTTCCCCCAGCAGCTTATCATCTAACGTAGCCATACTTTAAGTTAACAAGTGGGTGTGTCGTTTTGGATCCTAGTGCGTGGAATCTAATTACAGGAGgcaattattaattaacaCACGCTACCGATCATTCCGAACCTTGCTTAGGATCCAACTTACGGATGCGCCTTCAATTCACTAATTAAGTTTGTTCACGCAACGTCTGGCCATGGATGAAAGACACGGAAAACAGATTATTGGTTCACAACGAAGATTATTTTATACAATAcaaacagaaaggaaaatgtaCACCGATTCTGAAGCCCAACAAAGCTTGGGTGAtagcaattaaacaaacaaacaaaatacacgcATCGAACTGATGCTCAAGATTGGTACATCTGTGCGCAAGCAAGGTTCATAAGGAAGATGTGGCTCTTGTttcgattttcatttcattttttaaaatagtttttttaagtGCGCAATGGACAAGTTTCTCGTGTGATCCCCGTAAGAAAATTACAGAGTGACTCCCACACTACATATTCATTGCTCAACTaatttctgttgttgtttcagtACTATTATGTGCAAGAAATTACGCAAGAATGAGCATTGAACCCGACACTATAAACATCTACATTTAAAATCGGCTCGTTGTCGCAGCGTACTTCATATCTATTTTTACCTTCATGGATCGCGTACGCCGTAGACGCAGTTTTCATCCTCAGAATGGAACTCAGCGAGGGAAGTTGGTGTGTAATCGGTAAATACTTAACACCGGGCGCATGTTGATACATGAAGGTATAGTAATTTTATTCAACCGTGTTGTAACAATAGCGTCATTCGTATTAGACCCTTTTTTGTGGTCACGTTTGTTTCGCTAGCTGTGATTAGATCATCATTCACTGTTGCTTTCGTTATCTTTAGACAGGTCCAATCGCCCTGACGTAAAACTGGCATCAATGCTGAGCACAGGATGGGAATCAATACACGATAGCAAAACCGGTTTTCTATCATATTTGCCATGCTCTAGTCGAATCGAATGGCAATTAATGTTACATTCAGGTAAACATGTTTCTTGAGATATGGGTGTTTCTTACACAGAGTTATCTTTTTATATAAATACAACCAGCAAGCGTACATTGGTGAGGTTCCGTGTAACGTCGTAGAAGATGGCATACAATATTTGAAGCAATCGACGTTTTGCATCATTATTCatatgtttcactttttatcgATGCTGTTCAGGAGTTACAAAACCAGGTTGATTTTCTGAGATCTGCACATCCGTCCGGATTGCTTACGCTAGATCCTGCCCATCAGGAAAGTCTTGACACGAAACTTCCGTTTACCGAGGAAGAGTGCAAGAGCCCAGAGCAGGTGTTTATCGGATTCTGCACAGCAAAATACAGAGCATTCTGACGTTGGAGTTGTACTAACCATTTACTATCAACTATTTCCATTCTATTCTAGATGATGATTGACGAATCCCAGTCCGTATTTAAAGTGTTTGACTACTGAGAAAGCTACTTGAGTTGTAATCATAGTGCGTGCGTGCATAGAACATCGATGGTGTTAGggtaataaaaaatagtgACAATATTCGAGTACAGTTTCCGTGTGTGCCAATGTGTCATAGTCCCAGAGATTCTATTGTAGTAAAAGATAATATTGCGACTGAAGTAGTTATTTGGTCGAATTGGCTATTAAGCTGAGCGAGGATTCTTGAGCTATTGATCGATAGTTATCGATCCTATCTACCAACCCTAAACATTAATTAAGTTTTTCCATCGATTCTATTCGAACTGGTACATATGATTCAGAGTAGCATCATATAGCATCAACACTAACACATTCGTCGATGAGCTAATTGCTTTCCTGAGTGTTATCAGATTCCAGTGCGGGAGGCAACGATTGTCGCAGTTTATCATTCGCTTCCATCTGTTTATCTTTCTCATACATGCGTACATCGTCAATGCTCATTCCGTGCCACTCGTCTATCCATGCGAAAGCCTGTCTGTGGCCCAGCAGGAGTACATCTCGAAtgcactaaaaataaaaatttttaTGAATCAAAATATTTCTACCGGATACCTTCGAAATACCTTCTGAATGAAGTCCTCCACTCTCGTCTGTAGACCCCAGACTTCAAAGGAAGCTTCCACCAATTTGTAG
This region of Anopheles marshallii chromosome 2, idAnoMarsDA_429_01, whole genome shotgun sequence genomic DNA includes:
- the LOC128719501 gene encoding phosducin-like protein, producing the protein MATLDDKLLGEKLENYCSSSEDEAAEDDCDSSEASGTGKSAGKQGPSLKSGFRRVTDSEPATLTQNKTHWTGTTGNTGPKGVIQDWQRFKQLEAERREQDEAEKLRLLKKLSITARTKEEDNAAAAMSELDAEFQELMDEDFLLEYQRKRMAEMLALMDKKGCYGELIHLKDGGEFLQAVDKEDKNTTIVIHIYREKYGPCVKMNEALTTLAKEYNNVKFCKFISSDAGLSNMFKTSGVPALLIYKGGQMIGNFVKLVDDLSDEFDFSDVESFLVENGIINDKSCKPTIVEQK
- the LOC128719500 gene encoding centromere/kinetochore protein zw10; protein product: MENIEQPQFENVSFNVPEVLSRIRSHQKDVRDIVNANYVDFVSINTPSIIDGLKSLESEIKELVAATGQLTVDKSNVAWNDLRNYQRDLEEAMRGYKIARKLLSVHDLFVSLNLSGNGYEKTAHILGKVKALLDEMEDPVLADLHCFHGLILRYETEYETLINDLNGKFNELVQLQHRSFQNTKSVTIRIHKDENLLYQVVVTLLKTQHNFQTVCQFLMENVFAPVIVKPVSLICDEQSNEESVLIQMSYQLAVGEDLRPGYKTVLSNIMQIFYNLSNMNIVISEDECLFKVLAKQMKKELCTKLIERCLERDIPGTIEGMKESSMVKDLCEFNTFLHTTNFVDGANDQLLEEYANSIETVHQKKLCDNVLDTALEIMKRESHEMVLIKDHEYQFVGSSTAQLSSCMVTRTAVELKKFLDKVLTEAFAHGDAASRFIKTIATILERYMVDVPSANEKLLFKIPQQSALFRNDCTYLNYWLQKNDGKLNDHGSFANISDALKACGEDIFQQQLNSQRAQMMQALNGFKLSINLLELGTEQQRAIRQCVRQFELLKNVWQIVLPDNVYKQSLSGLIDQFLREVMKRIQSLEDITTAIGNGLVLLIDIMTETLPNLFKEPSEVHQLLKQWTKLLQLRQILCGSLVQITELWAEGKGPLTMCFSAEEIKHMVRALFQNTKQRQACIASIV